Part of the Imperialibacter roseus genome, AGAGGAATAGCGACTGGATGGCTGTGGTTTTTAATTTCTCCGGTTAAATGGCTAACTTAAAGCATACTAAAAGTCTGATCATGGCATCTCTCACCCTTCGCATCAACAACAAAGACTACCCTATGGAGGTCGATCCGCAAATGCCTCTCCTCTGGGCCATTCGTGACTTCGCTCAGTTGACAGGAACCAAATTTGGCTGCGGCATTTCGCAATGCGGCGCTTGCACCGTCCATATCGATGGCGAGCCGGTTCGTTCATGTGTTACGCCAGTCTCGGGCGCCACGGGGAAATCAATAACGACTATCGAAGGTTTGTCGGCTGATAACGACCATCCTGTTCAGCAAGCATGGCAGGAAGAGCAGGTGCCGCAGTGCGGGTATTGTCAGTCGGGCCAAATTATGACAGCTGCGGCCTTGCTGAGAAAGCATCCGCAGCCCAGTGAGGAGCAGGTCAGTGCTTATATGTCGCCCATCATTTGTCGCTGCGGCACTTACGTTCGCATAAAAAAGGCCGTTAGCAAGGCCATTGAAATCAACCAGAAAGCCTAGCCCATATGAAAACGATACCAACTAACACACAAGAAAGGTCAGGAAAGCTTCCCAGACGAGAGTTTCTAAGGCTAACTGCCGTTTCAGGAGCTTTTTTGGCAGTAGGCTGCTCGCCTGGGGTAGGTGGCGATTCCAAAATTACAACAATTGACCCTGCCGGGGGCTCCGACATATCCCTCAATCAGTTTGTTGTTATCAACACAAACGGGCGGGTGCTGCTTTACAACCATCGGCCAGAGATGGGGCAGGGTACGTTTCAGGCCATTCCTATGATACTGGCTGAGGAGCTGGAAGTGGATGTGGAGCAAATTGAAATATTGCCCTCGGCCGCTGATGAGAAAAGATATGGTAGCCAAATGGTCGTGGGAAGCAGGAGTATTCAGACAGAATATGCCAACCTCCGGAACATGGGAGCTGCCGCCCGTGAAATGCTGAAACAGGCGGCAGCTAACAGGTGGCAGGTGGAGGTGAGCGAATGCAAAGCCAGTCTGGGTGAGATCATCCATAACTCTGGCAAAAAGCTCACCTACGGAGAGCTGGTGGAGGAGGCTTCAAAACAGACGCCGCCGGAAAGCCCTCCGTTGAAAGCACCTGCTGACTTCAAGGTGATCGGGCAGTCTACAGCCCGAAGAGACATTCCGGTAAAGACAAATGGATCTGCTGTTTACGGACTTGATATTCAGGTGCCAGGAATGCTTTACGCCTCCGTGGAAAGGTCACCAGTGTTTTTGGGAAAGGTAATCAGCTTCAATGACGAAAAGGCTAAAGCGGTGCCGGGTGTAAAGGCGGTGGTGAAAACGCAAAGGAATGTATGGGGGCATACCAGAGAGGGTGTGGCCGTGGTGGCCGACAACTATTGGGCAGCGAACCAGGGAAGGAAAGCCCTCGAAGTCAAATGGGACTCCGGCGGTCTTGAGAACAACTCATCAGCTACTATCCTCAAGAAGTATAAAGTCGATGCCGCTAACGAGGGAGTTTCATTGGCGGAAGCTGGAAATGTGAGCAGCGTTGGTGGTGAAGGAAAAGTGGTGGAAGCGGCCTATGAAACGCCCTATCAGAGCCATGTTTGCATGGAACCAATGAATGCTACGGTGAGCATAAAGGATGGCAAAGCAGAGTTCTGGGGCTCAACGCAAAACCCAAACGGCATACGCTCACAACTGGCACGTCAGCTCAACATCGACCCTGAAAATGTAGCCATTAACTACACCTTTATGGGCGGCGGCTTTGGTCGAAGGTCAATGACTGATGTAGCGGAAGAAGCCGCTGATATTTCGTTGCAGGTAGGAGCGCCGGTTAAAGTGGTGTGGACCAGAGAGGACGACCTCACGCAGGGGCCTTTCCGGGCAGCGTCTTTGAATGTTTGCCGGGGAAAAGTGGCAGGCGGAAAAGTTGTGACGCTGGAGCATAAAGTGGTGGCTCAGGAAATCCAAAACCAGACTAGCGACAAAATGGAAGCTGGTCGGCAGCTCATGGGGGGCATCAATACAGAGTACGAGATTCCCAATTTCCGGATAAGTGGTGTGCTGCAGAAACACTATGTGCCGATTACCTATTGGCGGGCCGTGTATCACACCACCAACTGTTTTGCTCACGAGTCGTTTATCGACGAGTTGGCCATAGCCGCAGGAAAGGATCCGCTGGATTTCAGACTTGATATGCTTAAAAGCCACCCCCGATACACGAAGGTGCTACAAACTCTGGCAGAAAAAACTAACTGGTATGCGCCAAAGGAAGAAGGAGTCGGACGTGGAGTGTCTATTCTTGAGCGGTCAGGCGCATTTACCGGGATGGTCATTGAGGCGAAAAAGGAAAATGGAAAAGTGAAGCCGGTGAAAATCACCACCGTGGTGGATGTTGGCATCTGCGTCAATCCGGACACGGTACGGGCCCAAACCGAGGGCTCCATAGTGATGGGGTTAACGGCTACCTTCAAAAGCGGTATTAGGCTGGAGAACGGCGCAGTAGCGCAATCCAATTTCCACGACTACAACATGCTTGTTTTCGAAGAATGCCCACCTTGCGAAACCTACATCCTTCAAAATGAGGAAAAGCCCGAAGGCGCCGGTGAGTCCGGCCTGGCCAATGTGGCACCTTCGCTGTGCAATGCTATTTTTGATCTGACAGGGGTGAGGGTGAGGAAGTTGCCGCTGGATTTGGGGGCGATTGGGTAAAACTAATTCCTGGATAGTTAAATTGATTTGGGGGCCATCTATTCTGTGAGGTGTGGGGCAATTGCCTGACAAAAATGGTTGAAAAAGCCTGGCGGGGGAAACATTTCACTACTTTTGCCCCGTCAATCCGCTTTCAATGACCGATACCAAATCTTACTTCACCAACCTCACCTCTCTCCTTAGAAAAGAATGGCAGGAAGACCTGCAGCAGTACAAAGACAAAATTCTTTATACCGCTATTCCTGAGAAAAAGAAGTCAGGGGTTTGCTGGTATCCTGTGGTGGTGAACTCTCACCACATTGGTACAGGGGAGAAGCTTGTACTGGAGCTGGAAAAAACGACCGACCTTGAGCAAGCCCATATGTTCCAGGGTGGTGGCACGGTCAGTTTTTATGCAAACACCGGTGAAAAGGACAAGGGCAGTAGTGCCATCACGGGTGTGATTAAATATGTGCGCAAAAGTAAGATGGGTATCGTGCTGAACGACGATGACCTGCCTGATTGGATCAATGATGGCAAGCTGGGCATTGACCTGATGTTCGATGAAGCCTCCTACAGGGAGATGGAGCGAACACTTAAAGTGCTGGGTAAGCAGGAGGCAGGCAGACTGTTTGATCTATGTGAAATACTGCTGGGCAAAAAGTCGCCACAGCGGGAGCCAGCCTTTGCGCCAGTGCTACCCTCGTTAAACGCCATTCAGAATAAAGCCCTTGAAGTGATCATAGAGGCCAGGGATTTGGCCATCGTCCACGGCCCTCCGGGAACAGGCAAAACCACCACGCTCATTCAATCAGTTAAAGAAGTCGTGAAGCTGGAGAAGCAGGTGCTGGTGACAGCGCCGAGCAATGCTGCAGTCGACGTGATGGTAGAAAAGCTGGCGGAGGAAGGCATCAATGTACTTCGACTTGGCCACCCGGCCAGGGTAACCAACAGAGTAATAGAAAATAGCCTTGATGCCCGCATAGCGGCGCACGATAGCTTCAAGGAATTGCGGACTGTTCGCAAGAAGTACGAGGAGTACCGAAATGTGGCTTTTAAATACAAACGAAACTTTGGCCATGCGGAGCGCCAGCAGAGAAAGCTGTTGCTGCAGGAGGCTGGCCGCTTTAGGGACGAGGCCGACATGCTGGAGAACTACATCACCAGTTCGCTGCTCGACAATGCTCAGGTAATCGCCTGCACGCTGGTAGGTAGCAATCATTATCTCCTGAAGGATCGGGTGTTTAAAACTGTTTTCATTGATGAGGCCGGACAGGCCCTGGAGCCTGCTTGCTGGATTCCGATTTTGAAAGCGAACAGGGTGATTATGACTGGCGATCACCAGCAGCTGCCACCTACGGTAAAGTCGTTTGAGGCGGCCAAGGAAGGGCTGGAGAACACCCTTTTTCAAAAGAACGTTGGTTATCATTCGACTGATGTGATGCTGGAAGAACAGTATCGGATGAAGCCAGAGATCATGGCTTTTCCCAGTAAATTCTTCTACAACGATAAGTTGCAAGCTGCTCCTTCTGCCATTGAGAGAGAGGCCCTGCCCAATGTGGCCATTATGAAGTTCATCGATACAGCTGGTTGCGGCTATCAGGAGAAGGTAAATCCCGAATCGAGAAGTACCTATAACGAGGAGGAAGGCCGGTTGCTGATCGATCAGTTGCTTGCCAATATTGAAACCATGGGCGAAGAGTATGTGCTTTCGAACCAAATTACATTTGGCGTGATTGCGCCGTATAAGGCCCAGATTGAACTACTAAAAGAGGTTTTGCTGCAGAAGGGGCTAAGTAAGGAACTGTTGGACTTGATTGACGTGAACACCGTCGACTCCTTTCAGGGGCAGGAAAGAGACAGTATTTTTATTGGCTTCACCCGTTCCAATGAAGATGGTGAAATAGGCTTTCTGAAAGACATTCGCCGGACCAACGTAGCCATGACCAGGGCACGACGACAGCTTATCATGATCGGAGACTCTGCCACCCTCGGCTCTAACAATTTCTACAACCAGTTGGTGGAGCATTGTACGGCCACCGATGCGTACCAGAGCGCTTTTGAGTTGATTTACTCTTAGGCAACCTATCCCTTGATATTTTTCAGCGCTGCCACCGTCTCTCTCACCGCATCTTCATTGCTGGTAGGAACATAGTTGAAGAACTTTTCAAACTTGGCGCTGTCGAAGAAATAATCCGAAGCGAACTGATAGCTCATTTCATGAAGCTCTTTCATGATAGGCATGAAAATACCCAGGGCTTTTATTCCCCAACCGGGAAGCACCTGGCACTTGTCGGAAGTGCCCATGATGGTCGCAAATAGCTTTACCCACTCCTCGCCCGTCAACGCATTTTTGTCTGTGGGAAGGTTCCATATTTGATTAAACGCTGTTGGCGTATTACCCAGCATTGCAGTGCCTTTGGCTGCATCAGGACAATACGTCATCGAATGCTTGGCCTTAGCATTGCAAAACCACTGGGCTTTCTTTCCCCTGATGAGGTTGTCATACACCATGATCATCAGCATGCTGGTGCCTCGCATGGTGCTGAAGAAATCGCCGCTTCGAGCAATGATAGAGGGCACTTTTCCTTTGTCCATGGCAGCGAGCACCAGCCTGTCAACCTCGGCCCTTACTTCTCCTTTTTTGCTACATGGGCTTATCGGGCAGTCTTCCGTGATGTGGTGAATATGCTCTTTCCCGATGGCGTAAATATTATCGAAGAAAACCAGCTTGCTGCCATACTCTTCGCAGGCATCCAGCACATTCTTCATCAGCGGCGGCCAAACTGCTTTCCACACTTTAATGTCGTAGTTGAAGCCCACGGTGAGGTACACCACCTCGCTGCCTTTCACTGCTTCAAAAACATCGTCTCTCCTTGTCAGGTCTGCCGGATGAAGGACATCTTTTTCGTTGACCCTCTTTGGGTTACGGCTAACAAGCCTGATGTCTTTGGTGTATGAAGTAAGACTTTTGGCGAGCTCTGTGCCTATGGCCCCGTTGGCTCCGAGTATGGTTTGCATGGAAATTTGATTTACGTCAAAAGCTAATTCTTCGCTTTTTATAAACCAAGTGATCGTTTTGTTAACAGTCGTTATGCCGCTGAAACTTGATTAGTGCTAAATGGTCAAATGATGTTATTCATTGACCGCCCACTTTGTAGCTTTGAGAACGTAACATCATTTGACATGAAAAACTCTTTCTTTTTTCTACTGGCAGTCGTTGCACTTGGGGCGTGCCAACCGACTGGGCCAGGTGTATCCGACGAGGCCATAGTGATTCTGAATGCCCATGTGGTTGATGTCATGTCGGGCAATGTGGAAAGGGAGAAAGCCATTTTGATCGACAGTGGAAGAATTGTAAGTATTGGAGACGGCAGTGAGTTGTCGGCTTTGGTAGGAAGGAAAGATGTTTTTGATGCCGGGGGCAGGTATGTCATTCCCGGCCTTTGGGACATGCATGTGCACATTGAAGGCGAAGACCTTGTGGAGGATAACAGGGCACTGCTGCCACTGTACGTTGCTTATGGAATTACGACAGTGAGGGATTGCGCCAGCGATTTGGGAGAGCTGGTGCTTGCCTGGAGAGATTCTATCAACAATGACCAGCTATTTGGGCCACAGATTTTCACAGCCGGAAGGAAATTGGAAGGGATTAATTCCATTTGGAAAGGCGACCTCGAAATAGCCAATAAAGAGGAGCTGCAGCAAATGCTCGATAAGCTCGATGCATACAACGTCGACTTTGTGAAAATCACGGAAAATACGTTGCCCGGTGATCTGTTTTTGACAAGTGTGAAGGAAGCAAAAAAGCGAGGCTACAAAGTCACCGGACATGTTCCTTATGACCTGTCGGTAGAGGAACTGGCGACTGCGGGATTTTCTGCCATAGAGCACGCCAGCTACATGCTGAGGCTTGGCAGCGATGATAGTGCCATTGTGGACAGCATCAGGTCAGGAAAATTAGCAAGGACTGACGCTGGAGCGTTGTACAATAGCACGTTTAATCAGGATACTGCCTTTGCCGGGTATAAAATGCTTGCCAGGCAGGGTGTGGCAGTTACGCCGACGCTTATTGGCGGGAAGCAGCTTGCCTACCTCGACGAAAATGACCATCAAAACGACGATTACCTGAAGTACCTGACCACCAGATTTACTTCCAAATACCAATGGAGAATCGACAGAATGGCCGGCGAAACTTCTGAACAGAATCAGGCAAGAAAAGACCGCTACCAGCTTATTGCGGAGCAGTTGCCTTACCTGCACAAAGCGGGGGTTACGATTCTTGCAGGTAGCGATGCTGCCGCACTCAACACTTTCGTGTACCCGGCGCAGTCGCTTCACGAAGAGCTGGTGCTGTTTCAGGAGGCGGGACTTGAGCCACTGGCGATTTTACAAACTGCAACTGTTAATGGAGCGAAGTTTTTCAATGTGCAGGACAACCTGGGCAGCATCGCTCCCGGCATGCAGGCCGACCTGGTGATCCTTAACAGTAATCCGTTGGAAGACATCAGCGCCACGCAGGATATTTTTGCGGTTGTGAATGATGGAGAATACTTGAGCAGGGAAAAGCTGGACGAGCTACTTCGGCAGGCGCAGGTAATCAAAGACAAGCTCGACAAATAGAGAAAAACAGAATAGGCTTTGCCTGCCTAAACTATTTGCTCAGCTGTTCTTTTGCCTCGATCACTGAACCAACGAAACTAATTCTTCCCTGCCTGTTGCTTTCAAAAATGAAGTCTCGCAGCGCCTTGCTTTCGTATTTCGAAAAGTCGCCCACGATTGCCAGCCTTGCCCGGTAGTTGGAAAACTTTTGCAGCACCTCACCGGCCAGGCCGGTTCTCAGGTCAAAAAAGGCGGCTGCAATATTCTTCTCATGCCAAATGATATTATCGGCGCCCTGGTAAGAACAGTTCGCCAACACATCAAGAGCGTCTTGTGCATCCTTTATGGTCAGCTCATTGGAAATCACTTCCGCTATGTCGACTCCATTATGTTGGCTAATGACAACATCCATTCCTTCATTGAGTGTGAAGGTGCAATATAGCAATGTACCTTGTTTTCTCAGGCGCCCAATGCTTTCAGTGCTTCGTACACCAAAAAGCCTGGCCACACCATCGCTTTCAGAAATCCGACAACGCCCATCCAGAAGCCTGTAGCGTTGGAGATGTAGTAAATGACAGCACCGATAAATCCGAGGCCGTAAACAGCTCCATTGGGCCCATTTCTTTGCATAGATTCTTTCATGACATTAGTTGTTTAAACCACAGTTAATTTCATGAAAGTGCTATTATTAACCAATGATACTTGTCAGCAACAGTCTTTGGGCAATATGATAAATGACATGGTACTGTTCCTATTTCTAATCAATTGCCCGGCAGCCCCAGTAAAGCTCATCTATTGGCTTCAACAAACTGCGGCAGCAAAACCCTGTTCATAATCGCAAAAGGGAACTTGTCGTCGTCAGAGTTATATGCGCCGCCGGTAAAAGCAGCTACCAGTTTCAGTTCAGGGAACAGCATGAGGTATTGCCCACCGTTTCCTGTTGCGACGGTTTCTTTTTTCAGTTCATCGCCTATTTGGAACGGGATGCTCCACCACAGAAAACCGTAGTCCAGACCGGCAAGGTTGGTTTGCCTTTCTGTCGCTTGTTGTATCCAGCCGGCAGATACTATTTGCTGATCGCTCCAGGCACCATGGTTCATGACCAGCTGCCCGATTTTAGCAAAATCACGGGAAGTCATGTACAGCCGCTTGCCGGACGGAATTATATCCCGACCGGTGGTTGTGTGCCCCCACTGTACGTTTTCGATGCCCAGAGGAGCAAACAAATACTTTTCAGCGAATGCGTCGATAGACATGCCAGAGGCCTGACTCACTACCTCCGCCGCCAATACGACACCCATGCTACAGTAAAGAGCTGAATCACCAGGGTCTCGCACCATGGGCAAATCAAGGGTGTATTGTAACCAGTCTTTTTTCTTATACACTTTGTCCTCCTGGCCTTTCGAGGATTTATCCCAATCGTTACAATCGAGCCCAGTGCTCATGGTGAGCAGGTGGCGGATGGTGATTTGTTCTTTCCTGGCGTCGATGTTTTTCTGTGGCTCAGGGCTTTTCAAGTACTTGAAAATAGGATCGTCAACGCTTTCGATGAAGCCCTTGTCGATGGCAATACCAACCAAAAGTGAGCGGATGCTTTTTGTGGCAGAGCGCAGGTCGTGGGTTTGGTCAGCTTTGTGTTCTCCAAAGTATTCTTCAAGCACCAGCTTTCCATCTTTCACCAGCAGGATGCTGTGGACCTGATGATCCTCGTTGATCATCTTGTTGAAGAAACTAAATAGCAGCGTGGTATCTGCTATCGCCTGCAAAAGGTTTTCCGTCTCCCATCGGTCCGTTTGCTGAGGAGGCACTGCATATTGATACACCTTTTGTCCCACGGCAAAATGAGTGACGAGTAGCAGTCCAAGGGCAGGTAGTAGGTTCTTTCTCATAGGTTGACAGCCTGTTGACGAAGCAAGGACTCCCGGCCAAGGATTATCGTTGCAAATTACCCTATCTCGATATTGTACTTGCCGAGCAGGCCAGGCAATCCCGATACGGAAAACTTCGCCTTTTTTATCTTGTTAACTTCAGGATCCAGCGAATAATTGAAGGCAGTTCGGAAGTCTGCCTTTTCAAGCATGGTGTTACCAAATACAGCTCCAAGCAGGTCGCAGTTGTCGAACACGGCCAGCGATAAATCTGCGCCACTAAAATCAACTTCTTTCAGACCACAATTGACAAACCTTGTTTTCTTTAAATTCAGATTAAAGAACGAAGAAAGGTTAAGCTGACAATCGGTAAAACTCAGCGCCAACAAAAAAGGATTGACGTCTTCGAAATGAAGGCCCAGAAGCTTACAGCCCTTGAAGGTGGTGTCTTTGAAGGCCGTATTACCTAGCTTCGCCATGCTCAGGTCGCAATGCTCAAATACACATTCCATAAAATTGATATGCGAGAGATTGACGCCAGCAAAAAGGCAGTTGGAGAAGTGGCAGGCTTCATAATCGCTGCCCACTAACGGCGCTTCCGAAAAATTGACTCCTTTAAAATGCTTGTCTTCGACAAACCCTTTCGCCATTATCTTTTGTTCTTTAATTACCCGCAGGCTACTCCGTGTGCCGCTTCCCACTTTCACCTCACGAACTTAAAAAGAGCAGCAGGATTTTGCCCGGAAGCAGCCAACTTTTTGAGCCTTGTCAGGTGATTTTTTTTGAATAAAGCGAAAGCTGCTCGCCATTTACCTCAATGCGATCGCTAAACACAAGCCCGAGCTTTTGGACGAGTTGAATTGATGGCCGATTGTGATCCAGGATAATAGCGTGAATTTCTTTGTTTGTTGAAACGCTGAAGAAGTCGTTAAGAAATAGCGAAACGGCTTCAAAGGCATAGCCTTGTTTTTCAAACGCAGGAAGCAACGCAAACCCGATATCGGGCGACTGCAGGTAGTCTCGTTGGATGAGCGTTACTATACCGACCGGCTCTCCGGAGGTGACCAGTTCAATAACCCAGTAGTCAACAGCTGGGTTGCTTTCAATCTTACGGATGTAGGCGTCAGCGTCTTCCCGGCTTTTTACATTTCTTTCGCCTATGAACTCCAGCCAGCCAGGGGAGTTGACGAGTTCAATAATGAACAAAGCATGGGTTGTGTCTAGGGGAGAAAGTTGAATGCGTGGCATGTCATCCCAATTTAACCTTAAAACTGTTTTCTGTAAGCTATTGCTGTGACTTTAAAGAGCCGTTTTAGCATAGAGCAACTTTGCCCGTTGAAGGTCGACGTCGCCTCGCTCTGGGATATGAAGAAAAAACTTCAGTTGCCAGTCCTGCGTTTTCATTGCCTGCTTGCTCTCCGCCAACTCCCACGGAGGATAGACACGCATCCCGAGTTTTCCCCTTACCGGGGGTTGAGAGACAATCCGATGCTTTATCAGTGCTGCTTTCGGGAAAACAAATTGCCCAGAGTGATCTCCTTTTCTGGTGTTGATCACAAAAAAATCAAATGTGTCCGAAGCGCTAAATGGCTGGGTAGGGCCGTTGTCCACTCTTTTCCAGATAGTGACGAACTGACCCGTTTTTTTCGGCGTTTGCTTGGCGTCCCTGCCGATCACCACTAAGGAGTTGACCGTAAAAGTGCAAGCACCATACTCCTTACTCTCGTCTTCCATTTGCAGGTTTGAGAGATGAAGTAAGCACTCATCATACACTCGTTTCTTAATGTCTGAAAAAGAGTTGTTGTCGTGCTTTGATATTGTTTCTTGCAGTGTCATTTAGCCAGGTGTTCACTGTTAATTTTTCAAAGGGATGAAGTTTTCATCATTTCTCAAAGTTAAAGTATCAGGGACAAGATGAAGCGTCCTGACCGAAAGGACCCCTCCAATTTGTTTACGCCCAATGACTTACCCGGCGTGAGGAGTGATGACTACTTTGCCTTTTACACTTCCATTACCAATTCTTTGAAACGCTTCCGGCAGTTCCTCCAATGGATACACTTTGTCGATGATCGGTTTGACTTTGCCTTCCTCAAATAATTTGATGAAAGCACCCAGGGGCTTATTTGGTTGCTGTATAAGAATACTTAGTCGCTTTTCCTTTGTTGATACAAGGCCTCCCAATAAGCCCACCTGGAAAATGGTACCCAGGTGGCCTCCGATCATGGTATATACCCCGCCGGGTTTCAAGACCCTTTTGTAGTCCGATATCGACCGGGTGGCTATCACATCGACGATCAAATCATATTGCCTGTCTTGTTTAGTAAAGTCTTCTTTGGTGTGATCGATCACACGGCTCGCACCCAGCGATTGCAGCATAGCGTGTTTTTCTGTCAAATCCACCGCCGTTATGTGGGCGCCCAGGCTTTTAGCAATTTGGATGGCAAAAGTGCCCACTCCACCACCGGCGCCATTGATGAGGACACTATCACCAGCTTTTATGGTTCTTTTTTCCGTCAGAGCCTGGAGCGCCATGCCGCCGGCCTGAGGAATGGCAGCGGCTTCTTCAAATGTCATGGAAGCTGGTTTGATAGTCAGCTCCTCTTCTTTTGCGCAGGTGTATTCAGCAAAGCCGCCCCATTTACCGGCAGACAAGTCGCCAAAGACCTCGTCGCCAGGCTTGAACTTTGTGATTTGGGTGCCGGTTTCCACTACCACACCCGCCACATCGGCACCAAGGATGGGGAGTGTCGGCTTGCCCATGCCACTTAGCAACCGGTAGATACGTGGCTTGCCAGTGAGCCTGTCCCAGTCCCATGAATTGAGGGAGGCAGCATGTACTTTCACAAGCACCTCATCATCCTTTGGAATGGGCTTCCCGACGTCCTCCAGCCTAAGCACATCGGAAGCGCCGTATTGGGTATAAATCATCGCTTTCATTCTGAGGGAATTAGAATAACATTGCCTGTTTTCTGCCCCGTCTCCACATAGGTAAAAGCTTCAACCAGTTGCTCCAGCTTGTATTGTCTGTCAATGACAGGTTTCAATTTCCCTTCCTCCATCATTTGCCTGATAAATAGCAGACTCTCCTTTTTATCTAAAGGAATGGGAAACTTCACTTTCTTTTTGCCAAAGAGCGGCGTGAGAATCGAATAGAAAATATTTTCACCGTTGCGTCCAAGTTCCGAAGACATATAGACGCCCCCTGTTTTCAATAGGCGCTTGCATTTTCCAAAAGAGCTCTTGCCTACAGCGTCAAAAATGTGGTCAAACTGCTGATCAGTTTTTGTAAAGTCTTCCCTGGTGTAGTCGATCAGCTCGTCGGCACCAAGGTTCCTGACCAGGTCAAAGTCTTTGCCCTGGCACACTGCCGTCACTGTGGCACCGTGGTATTTGCATAATTGTACAGTGGCCGACCCTATAGCGCCCGATGCCCCATTTACCAATACATTCTGACCAGCCTGCAAATTGACTTTGCCAAGAAAATAGTAAGCGTAGTGTGGGCCTTCAATACACGCAGCGGCATCGGCGAAGCTGAAGTTGTCGGGGATGGTGCAAATGGCCTTGTCTGCCTGGAATGTTGTGTATTCAGCATGTGAGCTGAGCCCAAGGTCTTCAAAGGCAAACACTCTGTCGCCAGGTTGGAATGATTCAACAGCCTTACCTACTGCCACCACTTCGCCAGCTAAATCTGTGCCTGTGCTCTGCTTGCGTGGTTTGCTTAAACCTGTGACTAAGCGCATAAAAAACGGTTTGGCCCTGAGCATGGCGCAATCAGTCCGGTTGACCGTTGTCGCCATCACTTTTATCAGCACTTCATTGTCTTTGGCAGCGGGCTTCTCACGTTCCGTCAACTTCAGTATTTCAGGAGGGCCATAGTTGATCCAGTTGGCTGCTTTCATTTTGTGATGGTTTGCTTCATTGGCGTCTGCTCAGAATATACCGACATAAAGTTGATATGTGCCGCCAATTCTGATTTTCTCCACAGATGCTGACGATTCTACCTGGCTAGCTGCCAGATGCTGCATGATACATAATCTTGAGTATTTGCCTCAATGAGTACCAGATGCAGGCGAAAAATTACAAATTCAACACCATTAACTTAATACTAAATAGAATAACTTAAAAATAAGTTGACAAACTTAAAATTAAGTTGTAAGCTTGTCTTGCTGATTAACAAAACTCAAAGCAATGGTCACTTTAACTAAGGCAGAAGAGAAGATCATGATGATCCTCTGGGATATTGACAAAGGTTTTATCAAGGATATCCTTGATCAGTATCCCGACCCTAAGCCTCCTTACAATTCCGTTTCGACGATTGTGAGAGTGCTGGTGCAGAAAGAGATTGTAGGCTTTACGGCTTATGGCAATTCGCATCAGTACCATCCTCTGATTTCGAAGGAAGCCTACAGTAAGGGGCAGCTGTCGAGGCTGGTGAAGGATTATTACGACAATTCCCTGAGCCAGGTGGTCAACTTTTTTTCCGAAAGCAAAAA contains:
- a CDS encoding pentapeptide repeat-containing protein; translated protein: MAKGFVEDKHFKGVNFSEAPLVGSDYEACHFSNCLFAGVNLSHINFMECVFEHCDLSMAKLGNTAFKDTTFKGCKLLGLHFEDVNPFLLALSFTDCQLNLSSFFNLNLKKTRFVNCGLKEVDFSGADLSLAVFDNCDLLGAVFGNTMLEKADFRTAFNYSLDPEVNKIKKAKFSVSGLPGLLGKYNIEIG
- a CDS encoding serine hydrolase domain-containing protein, producing the protein MRKNLLPALGLLLVTHFAVGQKVYQYAVPPQQTDRWETENLLQAIADTTLLFSFFNKMINEDHQVHSILLVKDGKLVLEEYFGEHKADQTHDLRSATKSIRSLLVGIAIDKGFIESVDDPIFKYLKSPEPQKNIDARKEQITIRHLLTMSTGLDCNDWDKSSKGQEDKVYKKKDWLQYTLDLPMVRDPGDSALYCSMGVVLAAEVVSQASGMSIDAFAEKYLFAPLGIENVQWGHTTTGRDIIPSGKRLYMTSRDFAKIGQLVMNHGAWSDQQIVSAGWIQQATERQTNLAGLDYGFLWWSIPFQIGDELKKETVATGNGGQYLMLFPELKLVAAFTGGAYNSDDDKFPFAIMNRVLLPQFVEANR
- a CDS encoding DUF4180 domain-containing protein; its protein translation is MLYCTFTLNEGMDVVISQHNGVDIAEVISNELTIKDAQDALDVLANCSYQGADNIIWHEKNIAAAFFDLRTGLAGEVLQKFSNYRARLAIVGDFSKYESKALRDFIFESNRQGRISFVGSVIEAKEQLSK
- a CDS encoding NAD(P)-dependent alcohol dehydrogenase, with amino-acid sequence MKAMIYTQYGASDVLRLEDVGKPIPKDDEVLVKVHAASLNSWDWDRLTGKPRIYRLLSGMGKPTLPILGADVAGVVVETGTQITKFKPGDEVFGDLSAGKWGGFAEYTCAKEEELTIKPASMTFEEAAAIPQAGGMALQALTEKRTIKAGDSVLINGAGGGVGTFAIQIAKSLGAHITAVDLTEKHAMLQSLGASRVIDHTKEDFTKQDRQYDLIVDVIATRSISDYKRVLKPGGVYTMIGGHLGTIFQVGLLGGLVSTKEKRLSILIQQPNKPLGAFIKLFEEGKVKPIIDKVYPLEELPEAFQRIGNGSVKGKVVITPHAG
- a CDS encoding amidohydrolase family protein, translating into MKNSFFFLLAVVALGACQPTGPGVSDEAIVILNAHVVDVMSGNVEREKAILIDSGRIVSIGDGSELSALVGRKDVFDAGGRYVIPGLWDMHVHIEGEDLVEDNRALLPLYVAYGITTVRDCASDLGELVLAWRDSINNDQLFGPQIFTAGRKLEGINSIWKGDLEIANKEELQQMLDKLDAYNVDFVKITENTLPGDLFLTSVKEAKKRGYKVTGHVPYDLSVEELATAGFSAIEHASYMLRLGSDDSAIVDSIRSGKLARTDAGALYNSTFNQDTAFAGYKMLARQGVAVTPTLIGGKQLAYLDENDHQNDDYLKYLTTRFTSKYQWRIDRMAGETSEQNQARKDRYQLIAEQLPYLHKAGVTILAGSDAAALNTFVYPAQSLHEELVLFQEAGLEPLAILQTATVNGAKFFNVQDNLGSIAPGMQADLVILNSNPLEDISATQDIFAVVNDGEYLSREKLDELLRQAQVIKDKLDK
- a CDS encoding MepB family protein; the protein is MTLQETISKHDNNSFSDIKKRVYDECLLHLSNLQMEDESKEYGACTFTVNSLVVIGRDAKQTPKKTGQFVTIWKRVDNGPTQPFSASDTFDFFVINTRKGDHSGQFVFPKAALIKHRIVSQPPVRGKLGMRVYPPWELAESKQAMKTQDWQLKFFLHIPERGDVDLQRAKLLYAKTAL
- a CDS encoding GNAT family N-acetyltransferase, with the protein product MPRIQLSPLDTTHALFIIELVNSPGWLEFIGERNVKSREDADAYIRKIESNPAVDYWVIELVTSGEPVGIVTLIQRDYLQSPDIGFALLPAFEKQGYAFEAVSLFLNDFFSVSTNKEIHAIILDHNRPSIQLVQKLGLVFSDRIEVNGEQLSLYSKKIT